The proteins below come from a single Ictalurus punctatus breed USDA103 chromosome 24, Coco_2.0, whole genome shotgun sequence genomic window:
- the scxa gene encoding basic helix-loop-helix transcription factor scleraxis codes for MSFAMVRPAPSRYLYSDISMMSEDDENGSESSGSDDRSFRLDASGYELKVGRKRKPGSGGGGGGVLPGAPNGPPGEGRQRNAANARERDRTNSVNTAFTALRTLIPTEPADRKLSKIETLRLASSYISHLGNVLLVGEACGDGQPCHSGGPSAAYYHHHGSPTRDSENSQPKQICTFCLSNQRKMSKDRDRKTALRN; via the coding sequence ATGTCATTTGCAATGGTGCGTCCAGCCCCAAGCCGCTACCTGTACTCGGACATCTCCATGATGTCTGAGGATGACGAGAACGGCAGCGAGAGCTCGGGTTCAGATGACCGCTCCTTCCGACTGGACGCCTCCGGCTACGAGCTCAAGGTGGGCAGGAAACGGAAACCGGGCAGTGGAGGCGGTGGAGGCGGAGTGCTACCAGGCGCCCCGAACGGTCCACCAGGCGAGGGACGGCAACGCAACGCAGCCAACGCGCGGGAACGAGACCGCACCAACAGCGTGAATACGGCCTTCACCGCACTCAGGACTCTTATCCCTACCGAGCCGGCAGACAGGAAGCTGTCCAAGATTGAGACTCTGCGCCTTGCTTCCAGCTACATCTCGCATCTCGGCAACGTCCTGTTGGTCGGCGAGGCCTGTGGTGACGGGCAGCCGTGCCACAGCGGTGGACCCTCAGCGGCCTACTATCACCATCACGGATCACCTACACGAGATTCCGAGAACTCGCAGCCCAAACAGATCTGCACGTTCTGCCTCAGCAACCAGAGGAAAATG